AGGACGTGTGCTGGGGGATTTGTGTTTCGATAACGCGGTCGATCCGTGGTCGGTGGCACAGGAAGATGAGCCCCGCGCGTTTCGGATCGAAGCGAGTCTCGCGCATCTCGGGGGGAGTATTCAGGTCCTCTCGACCTGCGATGAATGCCCCGCGCGAACCCTGGCGGCGGGGAGCAAAAAAATTGCTGCCTCCTGCTATGGCTGGTGGATTTTGCCCGACGATCCGAGCCCGATTCATCAAACGATCGAGCGCGCCGCGACAGCCGCCAAAGCACTCGACCCCAACGATGCCTGGCCGATGCCGACCTCTCCCTGCTGGTATGGTGTGTGGCAACAAGGGGTGTTCACGGGGGATCATTTGCCAGCGCTGACGGCGATGCTCGAACAGCAGCGTTTTCCGAGTGAAACGGCGCAGGCGAGTGCCACGCATCTGGCCGCCGCAGCACGCGTCGCGTTTCTCGAGCGTCTGCCGCTGGTGGTCACTTTGTATCCGCCCGGCCATGTCGAGAATCGGCTATGGACACTCGATCCTCATTGCCCGCGCTGCCAGGCTCCCTCTAGACACGATCCGGAGCGGTGCGGCGTCTGCGGCTATATCGGCCCAATCACACCGACGACGACGTTCAAAGCGCGTGGCTCGCGCCCGTGGCGCCCGCTGTCGCAAGTCGCGCTCCCCGAGGAACGTGCGAAAGTTCGCGAACTGCTCGCTGCACTCGAAGAAGATCCCGAAGGAAATTCCGACGAGGAATCAAAAGAGTAAAGCGAGCTTCAGACGCCCGTGTGCCACTGGGCTCTGCCCAGTGCGAAGTGTAGATGGACGCTACGATCTTAGGCAGATTTCGCCCAAAGCATCGGTTCCAACTTCTGCACTGGCGAGACGCCAGTGGCACCCAAAAACACCTGACATGGGTCGATACACGAAGTACTAATTCTCTTCGTGCACTCGGTGCTCTTCGTGGTGCAAGATTACCACGAAGGACACGAAAGACACGAAGTAGTTTTGGCTTTGCAGCTTCGTAGGTCCGGTTCCACCGGACAAGAATTGCGGGCTTGTTTGTACTGAGGATTACCGTGGGCGTTTACTTATCGAACTGCTGTTCGGGACCGGGGAACTGACCACTCCGGACATCTTCGCGGTATGCCACCACCGCATCGGCAATCGTTTGCTGCAGATGGGCATATTGCTTGACGAAGCGCGGCACATAGCCGTGCGTGAGTCCCAGCAGATCGTGTAGCACCAGCACCTGTCCATCGCACTGATTGCCAGCGCCAATCCCGATCGTCGGGACACGGAGCTTAGAGGTGATCTCCGCCGCCAGCGGAGCCGGAATGCATTCGAGCAGTACCGAGAACGCGCCTGCCTCCTGGGCCGAGAGAGCATCGTGGATCAAACGCTCGGCATCGCGCTGCACTTTATAGCCCCCCATGGTGTGGACACTTTGCGGGCGGAGTCCCACATGGGCCATCACCGGGATGCCAGCCGAAACCAGACCGGCAATCACGTCGGCTTGTTCGGCCCCCCCTTCGAGTTTCACAGCCTGACAGCGAGTCTCTTTGATGATCCGCGAGGCATTTTCAATCGCCCGATGCACCCCGAGCAAATTGGTCGGAAACGGCATGTCGACAATCACCAGCGCATGCTGCACAGCGCGGCCGACCATCTCGGCATGGTAGATCATTTGATCGAGCGTCACAGGCAATGTGGTGTCGTGCCCCTGCACCACCATCGACATGCTGTCGCCCACTAGAATTGCTTCGATCCCCGCGCCGTCGAGCAAGGCAGCCATCGAGTAGTCGTAGGCGGTCAGCATGCTGATCTTGCGACCAGATGCCTTGAAGCTGACGAATTCAGGAACGGTGACGCGGGATGCTCGTTTGGCCATGTCGGAGTTCGTTGTGCGTGGGGAGAGTCGTCGCGATCCCGGCAGGCTGGGGAGCGCCACGTTGAAGTCGTGCCAGGGTCTATCATAGCTCGCGCCCTCTCGCGGATGTGATGCTCTGAAGCATTGCAGCGCTCTTTTTCTGCTACACTTTTGCCCGTTAAGAGCGCCCGTTGCAAACGCCCACTGCGAGGCAGCCACTCGAGGGTTGCCAGGAGGAGAGCTTCGCGCGGGAAAAAGTTCGCGCAGGCACTGACGGATCGCTCGATCGAGGAGCGGGGCGATGAGGGAAGTTGGGCTACCATGGAGGCGGGACTGAACGTGAACAGCAGCGCGGAGCGTGAACCACGACAGCGTGCCTCGGGGCGAGCCACCGGCAGCAGCACTGTGGATAAAGGTGGCGACAAGCGTAGTGACAATAGTGGCGACAAGCAGACGCGCGATCGCAGCGCGGTGCTTCTCGGCCACTGGCAAACGCTGCTGGTGGCGCTGCTCGGGAGTTTGCTCCTCTATCTGGCGTTTCCTCCTGCGCGGCTCGGCCTACTAGCCTGGGTGGCCCCCCTTCCCTGGCTCTGGCTTGTCGCTCAGCCGACACTCGCCGCACGTCGACCTTATCTGGCGATTTACCTCGCGTCGTGGGTCTTTTGGCTCGCGCTACTGCAAGGAATTCGTCTGGCGCATCCGGCACTGATCCTCGGCTGGATTGCACTGGCAGCTTATCTCGCCGCTTACTTGCCGCTGTTCGTGGCGATCACGCGTCAGGCGGTTCACACGTACAAGATTCCGCTGATCGTGGCCGCGCCGATAGTGTGGGTCGGACTCGAACTGGTTCGCGGCCGGATGATCAGTGGCTTCTCGCTCGGGGGACTTGCGAACTCGCAAACCGAGTGGGTCACGCTGCTGCAAATCTGCGACCTGGCCGGGGCGTATGGATTGAGCGCGCTGATGATGATCACGTCTTCGGCGATCCTCGCACTGATGCAAACCGAGCGGTCGAGACTCGCGCGGGTGATTGAGCCGGTAGTGGCGGTGGCGCTTATCGGCGGCGCGCTGCTGTATGGACAAGCCCGACTCCGCGCGCCGGAATCGGAGGAGACGATTCTTTCGGCAGCGCTCATTCAAGGTTCGCTCGACACCGTGTTTGAAGTGAGCCCCGAGCGCGTGCGCGAGACGATCACCACCTATGCGCGACTGACCAGCGAGGCCCGCGCTTCGATCGGCGATCTCGATTTGGTGATCTGGCCCGAATCGATGTTTCCGATCCCTCGGTTTGATATCGAAGAGCCTCTGGAAGATGATCGCGAAAGTGGGCTAACGAAAGAGCAACTCCGATTGCGACTCGAGGAGATGAATCGTCAGTTCGATAGTGTGGTGCGTGATGCGGTGGCAAGTCTCAACAGCGAGGCGAATGCTTCGCGACCGACGCTGCTGCTGCTGGGGACCAACGTGATTCAGTATGGTCCAGGGCCGACGAAGATTTTTAATAGCGCCATGCTGTTCGATCCGCAGGGGACCCGGATCGCTCGCTACGACAAGATGCACCCGGTGATGTTTGGAGAGTACGTTCCGCTGACCGACCTGTTTCCGTTCCTATATGACCTGACACCGATGGCGGGTGGCTTGTCGGCGGGGGAGGGTCCGGTGATGTTCGAGGTGGGGGAGGCGAAGCTATCGCCGAGCATTTGTTTCGAGAGTACGGTCCCTCATCTGCTGCGCACGCAAACAGCGCAACTAGTTGCGCAGCGCGCGCGCCCCGATTGTCTGGTAAACATCACAAACGATGGCTGGTTCTGGGGTTCCAGCTTGCTCGACATGCACCTGCATTGCGCGGTGTTGCGCGCGGTGGAAAACCGCCGGCCGATGCTGGTAGCCGCCAACACAGGCTTCTCGGCATCGATCGATGGCCGGGGTCGGCTTTTGGAGAGAGGCCCCCGACGTGCCGAGCGGATCATCCACGCCCAGGTGCGCCGCGAGAGTCTCACCAGTCCCTACCACACTGTGGGGGACCTCCCCGCCGTGGTTTGTGCGGCACTAGCGTGGCTGATTGCGATCTCTCAGCAGGTGGGAGAGTTCTGGCAACTGCTCAAACGCCGAAACTGATTGTGATGCTGGAACTGGGCCGCCGGAAATAGCAGCGGCAAACTTCGGGAAAAATGTCCGAATTCCGCTGGTAACGAACCACCCTGTCCCCGGCCATCGTAAGTTAGAGGTGGAGCGGGAAGGTTTTCTTTCCGATTCTGGGAACTATTTCGCCGGGCGGTTCTCGCCCTGTAGCCGCCGAATTTCCCGGCTCCGTCACCGATGGGGTAGTGCCGGTTAGTTTGCTCAAGATCGCCCACTTGGCGTAGGAAAACTTGGCTCGCGAGGCAAGTTGGGGCCGTTTTCGAGATTCTTCGGAGTCTGGTTTGAACCGCACAGAACTCGACCTAAACTTCCTAGCCAACCGAATTTGAACTCGTTTCGTTGACTTTTCATTTCAGCGGAAATTATACTGAAGCGACACTTTTGCCTATTCTCCTCTCAAAGTGAAACGCCTGCGGACACTTTGCCGCTTGAGTGAAAGCTCGAGCTGGTAAGGATCGTTCTGCCGATTCGCGTTTCGGCTGCTTGTTAGTCTGGTGTGCGGACTGAGCGGCGGTAGAGGGCTAGTAGTGCTTCGTATACCCTTCCAACCAAGGTAGCGGTAGCCATGACGCTCGTCGGGAAAATCTTCACCGTTCTGATTTTCATCATGAGCCTCGTGTTCATGTCGTTGTCGCTGATGACCTTTGCGACACATCGCAATTGGAAAGAATTTGCGACCAACGCCTCTCCAGGACCGGGGCAAAAGCTGGGGCTGATGCAGCGCCTGCAACAGGCCCAGGATCTGAACAAACAACTCACCAGCGAACGGGATCGCATCCTGTTTCAGCTGGCTCAAGAACGCGCTTCACGCAAAACAGCTCTCGCTGCCATGCAAACGCGTTTGGTCGCTGCCGAATCGGCCCTCGCTGCTCGTCAAAAAGCACTCGACGATCTGACCGCCACCCACAACACCACGGCCGAAGCTGCTAAGACTGCGCAGGAACGCCTCACCGCCCTCGAAATGGAAGTGCAAGGCTTGCGCGATGAAGTCCGCGTCACGCAGCAAGATCTCGACAAGAAGTTCGGCGAAGTGGTCACCCTCACCGATCAGCTGAATCAATCGACCGGCCTCAAGCTTCGTCTCGAAGAACGCAACACGCAGCTCGCCCTGCAAGTCACCCGCATGAAGATGGTGATGGATGCCAAGGGTCTGACTGAAGACGCTCTCGTCTCGCACATCCCGCCGCAAGTCGAAGGTGTTGTGCTCGCCGTGAGTGACAAGGATCTGATCGAGATCTCGCTCGGAGCCGACGATGGCCTGAAGGAAGGTCACGTGATGGAAGTGTTCCGTGGCAACACCTACCTGGGACGCGTTATCATCCGCCGCACCGCTCCTGATCGAGCCGTCGCCCAGATCGTCAAGGAACTCCAGCGAGGCCAGATTAAGAAGGGCGACAATGTCTCTACCAAGCTCGGCTAGTCCTTCGTATCAGCCTACGGAAAAGCCCGAAACCAACATCTTCACGATCATGCTGTTGCTGTCGTTCGTGGCGCTGGTTACCGGCTGTGTGCTGATGCATCTCGAACTGCAACGCTTCGGTCCCGAGTATCCGTTTTGGAAAACTCCTCCGGTGCCGCAGGTCGTGCGCTAAGCGTCTGCTCTCCATCGGTACGACTCCGCTTGCTTGTTCGCGATTCGTTGTCCGCTACTTTCATCGAGACCATCGACATGGCCACTGCCAACAACGAATCGACACCAAAGACCAAGGAACGAACGAATCCCTACACCGTGGTGCTGGGACTCACGCTGCTGGCCATCACGCTCGCCTGCATTGCACTGGTGATCGAACTACGTCAGTATGGTAACTTCCCATTCGAACTAGTGTGGAAGACCCCGAAAATCTAGTCGGCCGGTCTGCTCTTTAAGCCCACGGAGCGGGGCACTTCTTTGCGGCACTACTCGCTAGCGGCATCAGGATTCGAGTTAGTTACCGGCGCAATCGCTCGAGCCCGCTGCGCCGAGATTGCTCACTTGCTCGACGAGCGCGACAGCATTTCGCTCGGCTCGCGGCGTTTACTCGACCAGCCCTGGTGCCGCGAACTGGCCGTAGATTTGCGACGCCATCCACGCATCGCCGCGCTCATTCCAGAAGCGTGGGTTGTCGCGCAGTGCACCTTGTTCGAGAAATCGCGTGCGACCAATTGGCTCGTGCCGCTGCATCAGGACCTTAGTATTCCTGTGCGCGAGCGGGTCGAACATCCGGAACTCTCAGGCTGGTCGATCAAAGAGGAAGGCCACTTTGTACAGCCTCCCGCCGAGCTTCTTGCCATGCTGGTGGCGGTGCGATTGCATATCGACCCCTGCGACCAGCAGGATGGTCCGCTGCGCGTGGTTCCCGATTCTCATCGCGCTGGAAAGCTCTCGCCTGAAGCCTCCGCCGAGCTTCGAAATCGCTCGGGAGAAACGAGTTGCATCGCCGAGGCTGGTGATGCACTCCTGCTGCGGCCTCTCCTCCTGCATGCGTCGTCGAAAGCGACCGGCAGCAGTCAGCGGCGCGTTCTGCACTTTTTGTGGGGGCCACCAGCGCTCACGTGCGGGCTTTCTTGGCCTGCCAGCTGAAAGATCGGCCAAGTTCGGCCCCTTTCACTTCTGTCTGCCGGCCGAACGCCAGTTTCTAGTTAACTTGCGCGACCATTTGCCAGTTTATCCCGTAGTCCAGTGGCCACGACGAGTCAGTCGCGGATATTCGAGCGCATCTCATTTTTTGTAGCGGCCATTTCGTCAATCTCCACGAGGATTGCAAGCGTCACGCACGCCACCCGTCCGTGCGACACGCATGGGGTTTTCGTAACATCGCCGAGCGAGCAGAGTCTCAGCCCATGTGCACATCCCTTTCCGAGAGTTCGCTCGAGAAGAACGCCTCGAGCGAAATTTATAGCAGCGAGTATGTGCAGCGGCTGTTCGATGAAATGTCGCACACCTATGGCATCGTGAATGTTCTCTCGTCGTTTGGCTTTGCCGTGCGCTGGCGCTCGCAGTGCATCGATCAAGCGCGAGTGGAGGTGGGAGATCGTGTCTGCGATTTAATGTCGGGCATGGGAGAGATGTGGCCCGGCCTCGCGCGACAACTGCGCGGGCGTGGCAAGATCGTCGGCATCGACTTCTCGCGCTCGATGGTCGAGAAGTCCCAGCGAACCCTCGCGCGCATCACTCGGCAAAACGCTGAGCAGCCAATCACCATCGAAGCTCTGCTCGACGACGCGCTCGCCAGCAAGGTTCCCGACCAGTCGGTCGATGTGGTCACCTGTTCGTTTGGACTCAAGACCCTCGACGAAAATCAGCGCGGGCGACTTGCTCGTGAAGTGCATCGCATCTTGAAGCCGGGAGGACGATGCTCATTCGTCGAGATCTCGGTGCCACCTCAGCGATGGCTCCGAGCAGCTTACTTCTTCTATCTCAACCAGGTGGTGCCGATCATCGGTTGGCTGTTGCTCGGCAACCCCGAGAACTATCGCATGCTGGGTCGCTACACCAGCGCGTTTGGGAACTGCGATCGTTTTGTGCAAGCGTGCCGCAGCGCGGGACTCGATGTCGAGCCCGCCAGCTACTTCTTTGGCTGCGCAACGGGCGTCGTCGGAACCAGACCGCAGTAAAACGGCGCCTCCAGAGTGAATTGCTATTTTTCCACCGATTCCTTGGGGAATTCGATGTTAGCGATGACCGGCAAGTGATCGCTGACAAAGCGTCCTGCTGGTGTGAGAGGGTTTTCGACTACGTGATCGAGCACGACAAAATCGCGCACGAAAATGAAGTCGATTTTGTTGTCCCCTTCCGGAATCGCCTTAAAACCATTGAACGTCGCGGTGGGGCCTGTCGGTTTCTTCGCGCTCACCCCCTGGGCATCGACGAGTCTCCAGTCACTTGCGGAATCGGGCTTCGCGAGAACGTTCTGAATCGGGTCGCTCGCAAGTCGCGCGTTAAAGTCGCCGACGAGCACCACAGGCAAATCGGCTGCCAGCTCTTTCAAGCGACGAGCAATCAACTTGCCACTCTCGGCCCGCGCCTCTTGTCCCATGTGGTCGAAATGGGTGCTGGCGGCGATGAATCTCTTGCCCGTCGATTTGTCCTTGAGCTCGGTCCAGCTGCAAACACGGGGGAGCATCGCGTCCCATCCTTTGCTGCCGACAACTTCATGAGTCGCAGAGAGCCAAAAGGTCCCTTCGCGGACGAGCTCAAAACGTTCATGGCGATAGAGCAGCGGTGAGAACTCTCCTTTGTCTTTTCCATCATCGCGGGCCACTCCCGATCGCTTGAACTCGGGGAGACCTTCGAGCAGATCGCTGATTTGAAAGGCGAGTGCTTCCTGCAGTCCCAGGATGTCGACTTTCGACTCCTTCAAGTATTTCACCATCGGCTCTTGGCGATGCACCCAGGCATCGTCGCCATCGCGCGCTGTTCCATAGCGAATGTTGTAGCTCATCACGCGGAGCGGCTGTGGTTCTGATGTCGGCTCGGCAGCTTCTCCTGAATTGGTAAGGAGTACCGCAGCAAATGCTAAAGAAATCGATAGCAATGCGTGAGAAAGTGCTGACGAATTCATTGAGAAGTCTCCAGGAGGCCGTAAATAAGTCGGCAGTAGATGTTGACGAATTAAAGCGTAGTTAGTGTGAAGTTCGTAAGGAATTGCGGAATTGTGGCGGCGATCCATGGGCCCCTGTCCGCGACAGCGATGGCGGTTTGGGTAATCTGTCGCAAGTGCCTGTTTGGTAAGGATTTGCGACGCGTCTTTATCCCACTTGGCCCATTGTGACAGGGGGCCAAAACTGCTATATTCTGGGGCAATTGCTGGCTCCCTCCAAAACGCCCCCTCCAGGCTCCTGTTTTCGCCTCGGAGCCACCTGCGATCAACCCCCGAAAGGATTCTCGCTTGTCGTCAGACTTCGATCCACCTAGTGGGCCTTCCGCTTCCGAACTTCCTCCCGGTGATGATGGCACGCGGTTCCTCGATCAGCCGATTGAGGACGAGCTCAAGGAGAGTTATCTCACCTACGCGATGAGCGTGATCGTCAGCCGCGCGCTCCCCGACGTGCGCGACGGTCTGAAGCCTTCGCAGCGACGCATTTTGGTCGCCATGAACGACCTTAATCTCACGCCCGGTGCGCCGCGCGTCAAATGCGCGAAGATTTCGGGCGATACCAGCGGTAACTATCACCCGCACGGCGAAAGCGTGATCTATCCCACGCTGGTGCGCATGGCCCAAGAGTGGAACATGCGTCACATCCTGATCGACAAGCAAGGAAACTTCGGATCGATCGCTGGTCTGCCACCAGCAGCCATGCGATACACCGAAGCGCGACTCTCCCCTGTCGCATCGATGATGCTCGAGGATTTGAATCTCGACACCGTCGACTTTGTGCCGACTTACGACGAGCGGAATCAAGAGCCGACGGTACTCCCCTGCCGCTTCCCAAACTTGCTCGTCAACGGCGCGCAAGGAATCGCGGTCGGTATGGCGACGAGCATTCCGCCGCACAACCTGGGGGAAGTTTGCGAAGCGCTCGTCAAGGTGATCGATGACCCCGAAGTGACCCTCGGCGAACTCTGCGAGATCATCAAAGGCCCCGACTTCCCAACGGGCGGCACTATTTGTGGACGCGCCGGCATTCGCCGCGGCTATCGCGACGGTCGCAGCACCATCGTGCTGCGGGCCAAGACTCGGATCGAAGAGCATAAAAAAGATCGCTACCGCATCATCATCACCGAGATTCCTTACCAGCAAGCGCGCGATCGTGTGGTCGAAAAGATCGCCGAACTGGTGAATGAAGAGCGGATCAAGGGTATTTCCGGGATTACCGATCTCTCGGATCTCAAAGAGCCAGTCCACTTGGTGATCGACATCAAGCGCGATGCCGATCCGTACGTGGTGCTCAATCAGCTCTATCAGTTCTCGCCACTGCAAGATTCGATTTCGATCATCCTGCTGGCTCTCGTCGATGGAAAGCCGCGCGAGCTTTCGCTCAAGGAATTGCTCGAAGAGTTCCTGCGGCATCGCGTGACCGTCATTCGCCGGCGGACGCAGTTTCTGCTGTCGAAGGCTCGTCGCCGCAAGCACACCGTCGAGGGTTTGCTGCTGGCGCTGGCCAATATCGACGAGATCATTCGGATCATTCGCGCATCTCGCACCCAGGCGGAAGCCAAGGTCGGCCTGATGGGGGTCGAATGCCCAGCGGCGATGATGCAGCGAGCGTTGGGAGAAGAAGGGTTCGCGATGTTCCAGTCGGAACGTGGCGCGAGCGACACCTATCGCCTGACCGCAGTGCAGTCGGAAGCGATCTTGCGCATGACGCTCGGTCAGCTCGTCAACCTCGAGCAAGAGCGTCTCGGCGGCGAGCATGCCGAACTCCTCAAGGAGATTGCCGAATACCTCCGCATTCTGGCCGACGAAAACATCATCCGGGCGATGATCAAGGAAGAGCTGATCGCCATCGCTGCCAAGTATGGTGACGAGCGGCGTACTGAAATTAGTGGCGAAGAGATTGGGGACGTCAATCTCGAGGATCTGATCACCGAAGAGACGATGGTGGTCTCGATCAGTCATCGTGGTTACATCAAGCGCACGCCGGCTAGCACCTATCGTGCTCAGCGCCGGGGTGGCAAGGGACTCAAAGGTGCGAAGACGGAGGACGAAGATCCGATCGCGCATCTGTTCGTCGCCAGCACACATGCCTACCTGCTGTTTTTCACGAATCTTGGCCGGGTCTACTGGCAGAAGGTTTACGACTTGCCCGAGTTGTCGCGCGAGAGTCGTGGCCGCGCGATTGTGAACCTGCTCAACCTTTCGGAAGGTGAGAAGATCGCCGAGTGCATCGCGATTCGCGACTTCGATCAGCAAGGTCACTTCCTGATGATGGCGACCCGAAAGGGGCTCGTGAAGAAATCGCCACTCGAGGATTACAGCCGACCGAAGAAGGGTGGCATCATCGCGATCAAACTTCGCGAAGATGATGAAGTGGTCGATGTGGTTGTCACCAAGCCCGGCGATGAAGTGGTGCTTTCCACCTCCACCGGCATGGCAATCCGGTTCAGCGAATCGGATGCGCGGCCGATGGGACGCAACACTTCCGGCGTGAAGGGGATCTCGCTTGCCAGCGGCGATTCGCTCGTCGGTATGGTGGTGGCTGATCCCGACGCCACGCTCCTCACCGTTTGCGAAAATGGTTATGGAAAGCGGACCAACTTTGGTCCCAACGCCGAAGTGGTGGGACCACCACCTGCCGATGATGACAGTATTGATACCGGCAGTATTGATACCAGCAGTGCCGAAGCCGAAACTGTAGTCGCCGAGCCCCCTGCTCCTGCGGAAGAAGCAGCCGCGGAGGACGAAGGAGACGAAGAGGGTTCGAGCGGCTCGCGCTATCGGACCCAGCGTCGCGGTGGCAAGGGGCTGCGCGATATCAAGACGACGACTCGCAACGGCACCGTGATCGCCGTGGCCCGCGTCGACGATACCGAAGAAGTGCTGATGATGACAGCCCGCGGCAAGTTGCAGCGGATCGCCGCCCGCGAGATCAAAACGATCGGACGCAACACGCAAGGTGTCCGGATCATGAGCCTCGACGACGACGACAAACTCGTAGCTGTGGTTCGTGTGCCGCGCGATGAAGCGGAAGTGACGGATCTAGCTGCTCTGGGCGCACTTCCCCCCGAACTGCCGCCACCAGCACCAGCGGGCGACGCGAGCTAAGTCATCCTGCTCCGATTGATCCAAAAACGGCTTCCGCAGCTATAGCGGGAGCCGTTTTCTGCGTAATATGGTGCAAGTTCGTGGCTACCACGCCGCTCTTCACTCGCGAAGTCCTTTTCCCAACCACGCTTCGCTCGGAAGTCTCCCTTTTCTCTAGCCAGTTTGCTTCTCCGAATACGCCAAAGGCTGTCTTATGAAAATCGCCATGATCGGGACTGGCTACGTGGGACTTGTCACCGGAACATGCCTGGCCGACAGCGGGAATGAAGTGACCTGCGTCGACATCGACCAGGCGAAGATCGAGCGGCTCGAGCAGGGAGTGATTCCGATCTTTGAGCCGGGGCTGTCGGAACTTGTGGTGCGGAATGCTCAGGCGGGGCGACTGCGATTCACCACGCGAACTGCATCCGCTGTCGCATCGGCTCAGCTGATTTTTTTGGCGGTCGGAACTCCGAGCGCCGAAGATGGTTCCGCCGATCTCAAGTACCTTTGGTCGGCTGTCGAATCGATTGCGCCGCACTTGGCTCCCGATGCCGTGGTGGTCGTAAAGAGCACG
This window of the Pirellula staleyi DSM 6068 genome carries:
- the panB gene encoding 3-methyl-2-oxobutanoate hydroxymethyltransferase, with amino-acid sequence MAKRASRVTVPEFVSFKASGRKISMLTAYDYSMAALLDGAGIEAILVGDSMSMVVQGHDTTLPVTLDQMIYHAEMVGRAVQHALVIVDMPFPTNLLGVHRAIENASRIIKETRCQAVKLEGGAEQADVIAGLVSAGIPVMAHVGLRPQSVHTMGGYKVQRDAERLIHDALSAQEAGAFSVLLECIPAPLAAEITSKLRVPTIGIGAGNQCDGQVLVLHDLLGLTHGYVPRFVKQYAHLQQTIADAVVAYREDVRSGQFPGPEQQFDK
- the lnt gene encoding apolipoprotein N-acyltransferase translates to MEAGLNVNSSAEREPRQRASGRATGSSTVDKGGDKRSDNSGDKQTRDRSAVLLGHWQTLLVALLGSLLLYLAFPPARLGLLAWVAPLPWLWLVAQPTLAARRPYLAIYLASWVFWLALLQGIRLAHPALILGWIALAAYLAAYLPLFVAITRQAVHTYKIPLIVAAPIVWVGLELVRGRMISGFSLGGLANSQTEWVTLLQICDLAGAYGLSALMMITSSAILALMQTERSRLARVIEPVVAVALIGGALLYGQARLRAPESEETILSAALIQGSLDTVFEVSPERVRETITTYARLTSEARASIGDLDLVIWPESMFPIPRFDIEEPLEDDRESGLTKEQLRLRLEEMNRQFDSVVRDAVASLNSEANASRPTLLLLGTNVIQYGPGPTKIFNSAMLFDPQGTRIARYDKMHPVMFGEYVPLTDLFPFLYDLTPMAGGLSAGEGPVMFEVGEAKLSPSICFESTVPHLLRTQTAQLVAQRARPDCLVNITNDGWFWGSSLLDMHLHCAVLRAVENRRPMLVAANTGFSASIDGRGRLLERGPRRAERIIHAQVRRESLTSPYHTVGDLPAVVCAALAWLIAISQQVGEFWQLLKRRN
- a CDS encoding phytanoyl-CoA dioxygenase family protein, which translates into the protein MRHYSLAASGFELVTGAIARARCAEIAHLLDERDSISLGSRRLLDQPWCRELAVDLRRHPRIAALIPEAWVVAQCTLFEKSRATNWLVPLHQDLSIPVRERVEHPELSGWSIKEEGHFVQPPAELLAMLVAVRLHIDPCDQQDGPLRVVPDSHRAGKLSPEASAELRNRSGETSCIAEAGDALLLRPLLLHASSKATGSSQRRVLHFLWGPPALTCGLSWPAS
- a CDS encoding class I SAM-dependent methyltransferase, producing the protein MCTSLSESSLEKNASSEIYSSEYVQRLFDEMSHTYGIVNVLSSFGFAVRWRSQCIDQARVEVGDRVCDLMSGMGEMWPGLARQLRGRGKIVGIDFSRSMVEKSQRTLARITRQNAEQPITIEALLDDALASKVPDQSVDVVTCSFGLKTLDENQRGRLAREVHRILKPGGRCSFVEISVPPQRWLRAAYFFYLNQVVPIIGWLLLGNPENYRMLGRYTSAFGNCDRFVQACRSAGLDVEPASYFFGCATGVVGTRPQ
- a CDS encoding endonuclease/exonuclease/phosphatase family protein; amino-acid sequence: MNSSALSHALLSISLAFAAVLLTNSGEAAEPTSEPQPLRVMSYNIRYGTARDGDDAWVHRQEPMVKYLKESKVDILGLQEALAFQISDLLEGLPEFKRSGVARDDGKDKGEFSPLLYRHERFELVREGTFWLSATHEVVGSKGWDAMLPRVCSWTELKDKSTGKRFIAASTHFDHMGQEARAESGKLIARRLKELAADLPVVLVGDFNARLASDPIQNVLAKPDSASDWRLVDAQGVSAKKPTGPTATFNGFKAIPEGDNKIDFIFVRDFVVLDHVVENPLTPAGRFVSDHLPVIANIEFPKESVEK
- the gyrA gene encoding DNA gyrase subunit A, coding for MEDELKESYLTYAMSVIVSRALPDVRDGLKPSQRRILVAMNDLNLTPGAPRVKCAKISGDTSGNYHPHGESVIYPTLVRMAQEWNMRHILIDKQGNFGSIAGLPPAAMRYTEARLSPVASMMLEDLNLDTVDFVPTYDERNQEPTVLPCRFPNLLVNGAQGIAVGMATSIPPHNLGEVCEALVKVIDDPEVTLGELCEIIKGPDFPTGGTICGRAGIRRGYRDGRSTIVLRAKTRIEEHKKDRYRIIITEIPYQQARDRVVEKIAELVNEERIKGISGITDLSDLKEPVHLVIDIKRDADPYVVLNQLYQFSPLQDSISIILLALVDGKPRELSLKELLEEFLRHRVTVIRRRTQFLLSKARRRKHTVEGLLLALANIDEIIRIIRASRTQAEAKVGLMGVECPAAMMQRALGEEGFAMFQSERGASDTYRLTAVQSEAILRMTLGQLVNLEQERLGGEHAELLKEIAEYLRILADENIIRAMIKEELIAIAAKYGDERRTEISGEEIGDVNLEDLITEETMVVSISHRGYIKRTPASTYRAQRRGGKGLKGAKTEDEDPIAHLFVASTHAYLLFFTNLGRVYWQKVYDLPELSRESRGRAIVNLLNLSEGEKIAECIAIRDFDQQGHFLMMATRKGLVKKSPLEDYSRPKKGGIIAIKLREDDEVVDVVVTKPGDEVVLSTSTGMAIRFSESDARPMGRNTSGVKGISLASGDSLVGMVVADPDATLLTVCENGYGKRTNFGPNAEVVGPPPADDDSIDTGSIDTSSAEAETVVAEPPAPAEEAAAEDEGDEEGSSGSRYRTQRRGGKGLRDIKTTTRNGTVIAVARVDDTEEVLMMTARGKLQRIAAREIKTIGRNTQGVRIMSLDDDDKLVAVVRVPRDEAEVTDLAALGALPPELPPPAPAGDAS